The Gordonia sp. KTR9 genome contains a region encoding:
- a CDS encoding 4Fe-4S binding protein, with amino-acid sequence MPHVVTQACCGDASCVYACPVNCIHPTPEEPDFGIAEMLYIDPATCVDCGACVSACPVGAIVPGHRLPAGQERFVEVNATQYHDPVDGAARFPVDPARRLPLAPIDRPRQLAVDTSISIGIVGSGPSAMYAADELLRQPQISVTMYERLDRPFGLARFGVAPDHLHTRKVMQLFDDIARNPRLEILLNTEVGRDLTLADLRGRHQGVIWAGGAPTDRQLALPGFDRPGVSSATSFVGWYNGHPDFTDLDVDLDTERVVVVGNGNVALDVARILVADPDTLAATDISRPALATLRASSVHEVVVMGRRGPAHAAFTLPELIGLVDSGVPVTVDAADLALPAPADLDATVRAKLEILAECAARPEPDGRRIRLAFFTSPVEVAVGPDGRASSLIVGRNRPVLDDSGVAVGIEPTGDTTALGTGLVLTSVGYRGVAVPGLPFDDAAGVIPHIDGRVLDGTEPVPGMYVTGWIKRGPSGFIGTNKTDSAQTVASLLDDLEASDPDVSAPRRRRLFGRRPGAASPLPESTAGPLH; translated from the coding sequence ATGCCTCACGTCGTCACCCAGGCGTGCTGCGGTGACGCGTCGTGCGTGTACGCATGCCCCGTCAACTGCATCCACCCCACCCCCGAAGAGCCCGATTTCGGCATCGCCGAGATGCTCTACATCGATCCCGCCACCTGCGTCGACTGCGGCGCCTGTGTCAGTGCGTGCCCGGTCGGCGCCATCGTCCCCGGACATCGCCTGCCGGCGGGCCAGGAACGGTTCGTCGAGGTCAACGCGACCCAGTACCACGATCCGGTCGACGGGGCCGCCCGCTTCCCCGTCGACCCCGCCCGTCGCCTGCCCCTCGCACCCATCGACCGCCCGCGGCAGCTGGCCGTCGACACCTCGATCTCCATCGGCATCGTGGGCTCCGGTCCCTCGGCTATGTACGCGGCCGACGAGCTGCTGCGGCAACCGCAGATCTCGGTCACCATGTACGAACGCCTCGACCGGCCGTTCGGGCTGGCGCGCTTCGGCGTCGCGCCCGATCACCTGCACACGCGCAAGGTGATGCAGTTGTTCGACGACATCGCGCGCAACCCGCGTCTGGAGATCCTGCTCAACACCGAGGTCGGGCGTGACCTCACGCTGGCCGACCTGCGGGGCCGGCACCAGGGCGTCATCTGGGCCGGCGGCGCCCCGACGGATCGCCAACTCGCGCTGCCCGGATTCGATCGACCGGGTGTGTCCAGCGCGACCTCCTTCGTGGGCTGGTACAACGGCCACCCCGACTTCACCGACCTCGACGTCGACCTGGACACCGAGCGTGTCGTGGTCGTGGGCAACGGCAACGTCGCCCTCGATGTCGCGCGCATCCTCGTCGCCGACCCGGACACTCTCGCCGCGACCGACATCTCCCGTCCGGCCCTGGCGACACTGCGGGCCTCGTCGGTGCACGAGGTGGTCGTGATGGGCCGCCGCGGGCCCGCCCACGCGGCGTTCACCCTGCCCGAGCTCATCGGCCTGGTGGATTCGGGTGTCCCGGTCACCGTCGACGCCGCCGACCTCGCGTTGCCCGCACCTGCCGACCTCGACGCCACCGTCCGCGCCAAACTCGAGATTCTCGCCGAGTGCGCCGCGCGCCCCGAACCCGACGGCCGCCGAATCCGGTTGGCGTTCTTCACCTCGCCAGTGGAGGTGGCCGTCGGCCCGGACGGTCGCGCGAGCTCGCTGATCGTCGGTCGTAACCGTCCCGTCCTCGACGACTCCGGAGTCGCGGTGGGCATCGAACCCACCGGCGACACCACCGCGCTCGGGACCGGACTGGTCCTCACCTCGGTCGGCTACCGCGGTGTCGCGGTCCCCGGTCTGCCGTTCGACGACGCTGCCGGGGTCATCCCGCACATCGACGGGCGTGTCCTCGACGGGACCGAACCCGTGCCGGGCATGTACGTGACGGGGTGGATCAAGCGCGGCCCGTCGGGGTTCATCGGCACCAACAAGACCGACTCCGCGCAGACCGTCGCGTCGTTGCTCGACGACCTCGAAGCGAGCGACCCAGACGTCTCGGCACCGCGCCGGCGTCGGCTCTTCGGCCGACGCCCGGGTGCCGCCTCGCCGTTGCCGGAGTCGACGGCGGGACCGCTGCACTAG
- a CDS encoding AurF N-oxygenase family protein, producing MTKALTPTDREHGAPTRYVPQHDKSGSDHDYGQVLDDLSAASVHRNFDPYVDIDWDAPHMAIVENDPRWILSYEVDPIGRHPWYQQLPQDKQIEIGMWRQANVAKVGLQFESVLIRGLMQYSFKLPNGAREFRYTTHESKEECNHTLMFQEFINRTGVDVPGAKIGYRLISPFVPLVSTVFPTLFFFGVLGGEEPIDHIQKDFLRTRASLHPTMAAVMQLHVAEEARHISFAHHLIREQVPQRGRIQRFLLSLMLPLTMRILCGAIVVPPRSFAKRFDVPDEVMKDIFWRSPESKRFLRNVFGDVRMLGEQSGLMNPVSRLLWRALGISGRPSRFRSEPTYTAA from the coding sequence ATGACGAAAGCACTGACCCCGACCGACCGGGAGCACGGGGCCCCCACCCGCTACGTGCCGCAGCACGACAAGTCCGGCAGCGACCACGACTACGGGCAGGTCCTCGACGATCTGTCCGCAGCCTCGGTCCATCGCAACTTCGATCCCTATGTCGACATCGACTGGGATGCGCCACACATGGCGATCGTCGAGAACGATCCCCGGTGGATCCTGTCCTACGAGGTCGATCCGATCGGCCGTCACCCCTGGTACCAGCAGCTGCCGCAGGACAAGCAGATCGAGATCGGCATGTGGCGTCAGGCCAATGTCGCGAAGGTCGGCCTACAGTTCGAGTCGGTGCTGATCCGCGGACTGATGCAGTACAGCTTCAAACTCCCCAACGGTGCGCGCGAATTTCGTTACACCACGCACGAATCCAAGGAGGAGTGCAACCACACCCTGATGTTCCAGGAGTTCATCAACCGCACCGGGGTGGACGTGCCGGGCGCCAAGATCGGCTACCGGCTGATCTCTCCGTTCGTCCCGCTCGTCTCGACTGTCTTCCCCACCCTGTTCTTCTTCGGGGTCCTCGGCGGCGAGGAGCCGATCGACCACATCCAGAAGGACTTCCTGCGCACCCGTGCGAGCCTGCACCCGACGATGGCCGCGGTCATGCAGTTGCATGTCGCCGAGGAGGCACGCCACATCTCCTTCGCCCATCACCTGATCCGCGAGCAGGTGCCACAGCGCGGACGCATCCAGCGGTTCCTGTTGTCGCTCATGCTCCCGCTGACGATGCGCATCCTCTGCGGCGCCATCGTGGTGCCCCCGCGGAGCTTCGCCAAGCGGTTCGACGTGCCCGACGAGGTCATGAAGGACATCTTCTGGCGCTCACCGGAATCAAAGCGGTTCCTGCGTAACGTGTTCGGCGACGTCCGCATGCTCGGTGAGCAGAGTGGGCTGATGAATCCCGTCTCGCGTCTGCTGTGGCGCGCGCTCGGTATCAGCGGCCGCCCCTCGCGGTTCCGCAGCGAACCCACCTACACCGCGGCCTGA
- a CDS encoding FHA domain-containing protein: MTIPGDIPSVTPTVTLIPGAGVVIRTPAFLCLMADTVPTSFTTDLLDIESAVSVPDSMPRRGRHLVRALAQLVATADEPVDIAFAAPDSAGIAIFLSGRVYGETDGKRMEPAAGDTYDRAVPWPYEGLGLYLAGTEPAEVGEERFDLVEGMVPAAGALLHTPLGLRGTEFHAVPQRSAPQRPAQPGPDRVVEPSRPDPDPGPPTEALRDLDDSEDEKPQPPVSELPAPEPPAPETPAPEPIRKRSPFDDLPPRPASPDLDVEPVGDHRSATPEPDPMGTTERMAPGAGLPASDPLPFTSTPLGGPFEREPLSPPGPRQPEPAPRDATPPGGRPHIEPAPAPNPFAEPLEPRAPLPKEEHQKPATEVVKIEASRAMVHGIRCSRGHLNHPQSWLCGVCGIRMDQLTTFLVEGERPPLGWLLLDNGFTFLLDEDLVIGREPGSAGGGPAGSPKPIRVQDETGQLSRRHVEIRLVEWTVQLVDLGSANGTFVADPSNGNRETRLLPHRAHVLVPGSHVRIGGRHFIFESHHARI, translated from the coding sequence GTGACCATTCCGGGTGACATTCCCAGCGTCACACCGACCGTGACGCTGATCCCCGGCGCGGGGGTCGTGATCCGCACGCCGGCGTTCCTGTGTCTGATGGCCGACACGGTGCCGACGTCGTTCACCACCGACCTCCTCGACATCGAATCAGCGGTGTCCGTGCCGGATTCGATGCCGCGACGCGGCCGGCACCTCGTGCGGGCGCTGGCGCAACTGGTGGCCACCGCCGACGAACCGGTCGACATCGCGTTCGCCGCACCCGACAGTGCCGGCATCGCGATCTTCCTGTCCGGCCGGGTCTACGGGGAGACCGACGGCAAGCGGATGGAGCCGGCTGCCGGCGACACCTACGACCGCGCCGTGCCGTGGCCGTACGAGGGGCTCGGGCTCTATCTCGCCGGCACGGAACCCGCCGAAGTCGGCGAGGAGCGATTCGACCTCGTCGAGGGAATGGTGCCCGCCGCGGGCGCGCTGCTGCATACCCCACTGGGCCTGCGCGGCACCGAGTTCCATGCGGTACCCCAGCGATCGGCGCCCCAGCGACCGGCACAGCCGGGGCCGGACAGGGTGGTCGAACCGTCCCGACCCGATCCGGACCCGGGTCCGCCGACCGAGGCGCTGCGGGATCTCGACGATTCGGAAGACGAGAAGCCCCAACCCCCTGTGTCCGAACTCCCTGCGCCCGAACCTCCTGCTCCCGAAACCCCTGCGCCCGAACCGATCCGGAAGCGGTCACCCTTCGACGACCTGCCGCCCCGGCCGGCGAGCCCGGACCTCGACGTCGAACCCGTCGGGGACCACCGCTCCGCGACACCGGAGCCGGACCCCATGGGTACCACCGAACGGATGGCCCCCGGCGCCGGCCTGCCGGCATCGGACCCACTGCCGTTCACCTCGACTCCGCTGGGCGGTCCCTTCGAGCGCGAGCCGTTGTCGCCGCCCGGACCTCGTCAGCCGGAGCCGGCTCCGCGGGACGCGACACCGCCGGGTGGCCGGCCGCACATCGAGCCCGCACCCGCGCCGAACCCGTTCGCCGAACCCCTCGAACCGCGCGCGCCCCTGCCCAAGGAGGAGCACCAGAAGCCCGCGACCGAGGTCGTCAAGATCGAGGCGTCACGGGCCATGGTGCACGGGATACGTTGTTCGCGAGGCCATCTGAACCATCCGCAGTCGTGGCTGTGCGGGGTGTGCGGGATCCGGATGGATCAGCTGACGACCTTCCTCGTCGAGGGGGAGCGGCCGCCGCTGGGCTGGTTGCTGCTCGACAACGGATTCACCTTCCTGCTCGACGAGGACCTGGTCATCGGCCGGGAGCCGGGGTCGGCCGGTGGCGGACCGGCGGGCTCGCCCAAACCCATTCGCGTCCAGGACGAAACCGGTCAGCTCTCGCGGCGTCACGTGGAGATCCGGCTGGTGGAGTGGACGGTGCAGCTGGTCGACCTCGGGTCGGCCAACGGCACCTTCGTCGCCGATCCCAGCAACGGCAACCGCGAGACCCGCCTGCTGCCGCATCGTGCCCACGTGCTGGTGCCCGGATCGCACGTCCGAATAGGCGGACGGCACTTCATCTTCGAGTCACACCACGCGCGCATCTGA
- a CDS encoding cation:proton antiporter produces the protein MEKHTIAFLLLDVAIVIAAARVGGMIARACRQPAVVGEIAAGIALGPSLLGLLPGNPDEWLFPDDVRPLLGALAQIGLVLFMFIVGLELDMRLTKGRERAAASISAFSIALPFGLGAALGLLLYPSHNMVGGMEIERLGMVLFMGVAMSITAFPVLARILTDRGMMRTVPGVFSLAAAAIDDILAWTLLAFIIAIIQGGSPLEVAKIVGLTLVYAAVMFGVVRPLLAKLIVWRDAAGRLTPDILAVILIGLFLSAAATDVIGIHQIFGAFVFGGVMPKVGAEQLHREILERLEQASVLLLLPMFFVVTGLNVDLTEIGLAGLGQLLLVLLVAIAGKFVGAYAGARVSAIPTRQSAAIAVLMNTRGLTELVILAAGRELGVLSDELFAMLVVMALVTTILTEPLLRVVYPDKVVANDIAAAERRALATATAPRVLVLIRDPVGTVADLRARHRRMLDCVTGFDVVLAGLLTAPDRSARPLEVGIPVVPDFAAIASAVEKLNELGSSLTGAGSVSVLCRFSADPAVDLDAMSENANADIIVVDSADLSLGGSLRSAPVAVIDETADAAVAPSRSTVTCVAADSRSGRTAVLMAAGLALFGSRSLTIVASGSRRRWLADLNTVAEQGVSVSIQDPRRHRDESVSFTVAAADESGQGAPVPVTVVDNTGTSEESLGDRVADLYRSTPAAQPTPSRAASDTSSPNIGSSSERP, from the coding sequence ATGGAGAAACACACGATCGCCTTCCTGCTGCTCGACGTCGCGATCGTCATCGCCGCTGCACGAGTGGGTGGGATGATCGCGCGTGCGTGCCGTCAGCCGGCCGTCGTCGGCGAGATCGCCGCCGGGATCGCGCTGGGTCCCAGCCTGCTGGGACTCCTGCCCGGCAACCCCGACGAGTGGTTGTTCCCCGACGACGTCCGGCCGTTGTTGGGTGCACTCGCGCAGATCGGCCTCGTGCTGTTCATGTTCATCGTCGGTCTCGAACTGGACATGCGGCTGACCAAGGGACGAGAACGTGCGGCCGCGAGCATCTCGGCGTTCTCGATCGCCTTGCCGTTCGGCCTCGGTGCCGCGCTCGGACTGCTGCTCTATCCCTCGCACAACATGGTCGGGGGCATGGAGATCGAACGGCTCGGGATGGTGCTGTTCATGGGCGTCGCCATGTCGATCACCGCCTTCCCGGTGCTCGCGCGCATCCTCACCGATCGCGGGATGATGCGCACCGTCCCCGGTGTGTTCAGCCTTGCCGCCGCCGCGATCGACGACATCCTGGCGTGGACTCTACTGGCCTTCATCATCGCGATCATCCAGGGCGGCAGTCCGCTGGAGGTCGCGAAGATCGTCGGACTCACGCTCGTGTACGCGGCGGTGATGTTCGGCGTGGTGCGGCCATTGCTGGCGAAGCTGATCGTCTGGCGCGACGCCGCGGGCCGGCTGACCCCGGACATCCTGGCGGTCATCCTGATCGGGCTGTTCCTCTCGGCGGCGGCGACCGATGTCATCGGCATCCACCAGATCTTCGGCGCCTTCGTGTTCGGCGGGGTCATGCCCAAGGTGGGGGCCGAGCAACTGCACCGGGAGATCCTCGAGCGACTCGAGCAGGCGAGCGTGCTGCTCCTGCTGCCGATGTTCTTCGTCGTCACCGGCCTCAACGTCGACCTCACCGAGATCGGGCTCGCCGGGTTGGGGCAGTTGCTCCTGGTTCTCCTCGTCGCGATCGCGGGCAAGTTCGTCGGTGCCTATGCCGGCGCGCGGGTGAGCGCCATACCCACCAGGCAGAGCGCGGCCATCGCGGTGCTCATGAACACGCGAGGACTCACCGAACTCGTGATCCTCGCCGCCGGCCGTGAGCTCGGCGTACTGAGCGACGAGCTGTTCGCGATGCTCGTGGTGATGGCGCTCGTGACCACGATCCTGACCGAGCCGTTGCTGCGGGTGGTGTACCCGGACAAGGTGGTGGCCAACGACATCGCGGCAGCCGAACGTCGCGCACTGGCCACCGCCACCGCGCCGCGGGTCCTGGTGCTGATCCGCGACCCCGTCGGGACGGTCGCGGATCTACGGGCACGGCATCGTCGAATGCTCGACTGCGTCACCGGATTCGACGTCGTGCTGGCCGGTCTGCTCACTGCGCCGGATCGTTCCGCCCGCCCGCTCGAGGTCGGGATCCCGGTGGTGCCGGACTTCGCTGCGATCGCCTCGGCCGTGGAGAAGCTCAACGAGCTGGGCTCGTCGCTGACCGGCGCGGGTTCGGTCTCGGTCCTGTGCCGGTTCAGCGCCGACCCGGCCGTCGACCTCGACGCGATGTCGGAGAACGCGAATGCCGACATCATCGTCGTGGACAGCGCGGACCTCTCCCTCGGCGGGTCACTGCGGTCGGCTCCGGTCGCCGTCATCGACGAGACCGCCGATGCCGCGGTTGCTCCGAGTCGCAGCACCGTCACCTGTGTCGCCGCCGACAGTCGCAGCGGCCGCACCGCTGTGCTGATGGCCGCCGGGCTGGCGCTCTTCGGGTCACGGTCGCTGACCATCGTGGCCTCCGGTTCCCGACGCCGGTGGCTTGCCGACCTCAACACCGTTGCCGAGCAGGGGGTTTCGGTGTCGATCCAGGACCCTCGCCGGCATCGGGACGAGTCCGTGTCCTTCACCGTGGCCGCGGCCGACGAGAGTGGACAGGGCGCACCGGTTCCGGTCACCGTCGTCGACAACACCGGGACAAGCGAGGAATCGCTCGGTGACCGCGTCGCGGATCTCTACCGGTCGACACCGGCCGCGCAACCCACGCCGTCGCGAGCGGCGTCCGACACGTCCAGCCCGAACATCGGTTCATCATCGGAGAGGCCCTGA
- a CDS encoding protein kinase domain-containing protein yields the protein MATVEIPQQLADFTVLEKLGIGGNGTFYLAVPPARLGLGTDRVVVKVFSGVCSDDAYRRGVRELRAFAAVVSPYLAGLYDAVLQGQFMYAMEYFPLGSLGSPARELSRDEKLAAIADAARGVDALHEAGIAHANITPSSIMVTETGGKISDLGLARVLAADEPITSFAQPGAVQYMDPALLAGDVPSRATDIWSLGACLHRALTGDGVYGEVPDTQPLLAIRAALSTPPALSENLDRDERTLIANCLALAGTRPSTAMEVAVRIDALRGR from the coding sequence ATGGCGACAGTCGAGATCCCGCAACAGCTGGCGGATTTCACGGTGCTCGAGAAGCTCGGCATCGGCGGCAACGGCACGTTCTACCTCGCCGTCCCGCCCGCGCGACTGGGACTGGGCACCGACCGCGTGGTGGTGAAGGTCTTCAGCGGCGTCTGCAGCGACGACGCCTACCGACGAGGGGTGCGTGAACTGCGGGCGTTCGCCGCCGTCGTGTCGCCGTACCTGGCGGGCCTCTACGACGCGGTGCTGCAGGGGCAGTTCATGTACGCGATGGAGTACTTCCCGCTCGGTTCGCTGGGCAGTCCGGCGCGCGAGCTCAGCCGGGACGAGAAGCTGGCGGCGATCGCCGACGCGGCACGCGGCGTCGACGCACTGCACGAGGCCGGGATCGCACACGCCAACATCACACCGTCGAGCATCATGGTCACCGAGACCGGCGGCAAGATCTCCGATCTCGGCCTGGCCCGGGTCCTCGCCGCCGACGAGCCCATCACGAGCTTCGCCCAGCCCGGTGCGGTGCAGTACATGGACCCGGCGCTGCTGGCGGGTGACGTGCCCTCGCGTGCGACCGACATCTGGTCGCTCGGTGCGTGCCTGCATCGCGCCCTCACCGGCGACGGGGTGTACGGGGAGGTGCCGGACACCCAACCGCTGCTGGCGATCCGGGCCGCGCTGTCGACCCCGCCGGCACTGTCGGAGAACCTGGATCGCGACGAGCGCACCCTCATCGCGAACTGTCTGGCGCTCGCCGGAACGAGGCCGTCGACCGCGATGGAGGTCGCGGTCCGCATCGACGCGCTCCGGGGGCGCTGA
- a CDS encoding serine/threonine protein kinase, giving the protein MSVGPAHDEPLPPGTLVGRHRVDRLLRRRPVGDDYLATVLHPGAGDPRTAGSPPDRVMLTVVDRRTSAGPGFRSWFPLAVERASTMGHPAIAQVAGHGSADGRAWVAIEPVPASDAALLIRRHPDGIDVDLAVRIITVVGDALDAAHRRRLVHGNVSPADILLAEPGDLTGSAAATPGVVTLTGFGLTAPGHDGQMPHPAGDVAALGRTLVELLTGTGSVARHRVSGAVSPAFYAVLARALDPDSDHRYRTCAEFVRAAELALHLTHTDGEPPTEVIAAGTPGPDRGVPRVFTPAGHPDRPTEVDTERRRAVATPPTPPPVSASPRRRRWIAPILVAAVIVALVVGTLILLGASTTRPPWPSAVAPIATTFPQLLPETPESTGWRGARCEAVLRDGVDGISCTDDANVGFVVWRTPTPPTRAAVTAGLKGYPGDEISWRDGPASASRDSVVDGWVVTNFTGSPRAEYTLVTTWPGHTGREILDDWWRTAPLG; this is encoded by the coding sequence GTGTCTGTCGGTCCGGCTCACGACGAACCACTCCCTCCCGGCACTCTCGTCGGGCGTCATCGCGTCGATCGACTGCTCCGCCGGCGCCCGGTGGGTGACGACTATCTGGCAACGGTCCTCCACCCTGGGGCCGGGGACCCACGGACGGCGGGTTCACCTCCCGATCGGGTCATGCTCACCGTCGTCGACCGGAGGACCTCGGCCGGCCCCGGCTTTCGCAGCTGGTTCCCGCTGGCGGTCGAAAGGGCTTCGACGATGGGGCATCCCGCGATCGCGCAGGTCGCCGGTCACGGTTCCGCCGACGGTCGGGCCTGGGTGGCGATCGAACCCGTGCCCGCGTCCGACGCAGCACTGCTGATCCGCCGCCACCCCGACGGCATCGACGTCGATCTCGCGGTACGCATCATCACCGTCGTGGGCGACGCGCTCGATGCCGCACACCGCAGACGACTGGTCCACGGCAACGTCTCCCCGGCCGACATCCTGCTCGCCGAGCCCGGCGACCTGACCGGTTCCGCCGCGGCGACCCCTGGTGTCGTCACGCTCACCGGTTTCGGACTGACCGCCCCAGGACACGACGGCCAGATGCCGCATCCGGCAGGCGATGTCGCCGCACTGGGCCGCACGCTCGTCGAATTGCTCACCGGCACAGGATCGGTCGCGCGGCATCGGGTGTCGGGGGCGGTCTCGCCGGCCTTCTACGCCGTGCTGGCCCGCGCCCTCGACCCCGATTCCGACCACCGCTACCGCACCTGCGCGGAGTTCGTCCGCGCCGCCGAGCTCGCCCTGCATCTCACGCACACCGACGGCGAACCACCGACCGAGGTCATCGCCGCGGGCACGCCCGGGCCCGACCGCGGCGTCCCGCGGGTGTTCACGCCCGCCGGTCATCCGGACCGGCCGACAGAGGTCGACACCGAGCGGCGCCGGGCGGTCGCGACACCGCCGACACCGCCGCCGGTCTCCGCATCGCCGCGTCGACGTCGCTGGATCGCACCGATCCTCGTCGCCGCGGTGATCGTCGCCCTCGTCGTCGGAACGCTGATCCTGCTCGGTGCGAGCACCACCCGGCCGCCGTGGCCGTCGGCCGTCGCTCCCATCGCCACGACCTTCCCCCAACTCCTGCCCGAGACACCGGAGTCGACGGGATGGCGAGGTGCCCGCTGCGAGGCCGTCCTCCGCGACGGGGTGGACGGCATCTCGTGTACCGACGACGCGAACGTCGGGTTCGTGGTGTGGCGCACACCCACGCCTCCGACACGTGCCGCGGTCACCGCCGGCCTGAAAGGCTATCCGGGAGACGAGATCAGCTGGCGGGACGGACCGGCGTCGGCGAGCCGGGACAGCGTCGTGGACGGCTGGGTCGTCACGAATTTCACCGGGTCACCGCGTGCGGAATACACCCTGGTGACCACGTGGCCCGGACACACCGGCCGCGAGATCCTCGACGACTGGTGGCGCACCGCTCCGCTGGGCTGA